The Vibrio tarriae genome includes a window with the following:
- a CDS encoding DUF2919 domain-containing protein, with protein MRYSIEQYDSQGFLKAPIWLWLGWLFLNRAWVMFVMAGVSREQGSHLLSLIYPDHSLLYVGLAMGAPALALMWLITLRSSQRQWVNQIVAQGRAISLFVVIGQFVQTAFHVYLQQGAFHWANALTLLLLLWFGIYLVQSRHVRDSLQAPALDKA; from the coding sequence GTGCGTTATTCGATTGAACAGTATGATAGTCAAGGATTTTTAAAAGCACCGATATGGCTATGGCTAGGATGGCTGTTTCTTAATCGAGCTTGGGTCATGTTTGTGATGGCGGGGGTGAGCCGCGAACAAGGTTCCCATTTGCTCTCATTGATCTATCCCGATCACTCTTTGTTGTATGTTGGACTTGCGATGGGGGCTCCGGCGCTTGCCTTAATGTGGCTCATCACGTTACGCAGTTCGCAGCGGCAATGGGTCAATCAGATTGTCGCGCAAGGTCGTGCGATTTCTTTATTCGTTGTGATAGGCCAATTTGTGCAAACGGCTTTTCACGTTTACTTGCAGCAGGGGGCTTTTCACTGGGCCAACGCATTGACCCTACTCTTATTACTGTGGTTTGGCATTTACCTCGTGCAGAGTCGCCATGTGCGCGACAGTTTACAAGCCCCCGCGTTGGATAAGGCATGA
- a CDS encoding Dyp-type peroxidase, translating into MFKSQTAILPEAGPFALYTLLKVRQNHAHVLQALKALPALVEEINQNQPGAELTVSVAFSKGFWSHFEMASPPELIDFPELGEGETHAPSTDVDVLIHCHATRHDLLFYTLRKGISDIAQDIEIVDETYGFRYLDARDMTGFIDGTENPKAEKRAEVALVADGDFAGGSYVMVQRFVHNLPAWNRLNLAAQEKVIGRTKPDSVELENVPAASHVGRVDIKEEGKGLKIVRHSLPYGSVSGDHGLLFIAYCHTLHNFKTMLESMYGVTDGKTDQLLRFTKAVTGAYFFAPSQVMLQELTLKNQ; encoded by the coding sequence ATGTTTAAGTCACAGACCGCAATCTTGCCAGAAGCTGGCCCGTTTGCCCTGTACACACTACTGAAAGTTCGTCAGAACCACGCCCATGTTTTGCAAGCGCTTAAGGCTTTGCCTGCGTTAGTTGAGGAAATCAATCAAAATCAGCCGGGAGCCGAGCTGACGGTTTCTGTCGCGTTCAGCAAAGGTTTTTGGAGCCATTTTGAGATGGCGTCGCCACCAGAACTGATTGATTTTCCTGAGCTGGGTGAGGGCGAAACTCACGCGCCAAGCACGGATGTGGATGTGTTGATCCATTGTCACGCCACGCGCCACGATTTGCTGTTTTATACTCTACGTAAAGGGATTAGCGACATCGCTCAAGATATTGAAATCGTGGATGAAACCTATGGTTTCCGTTATTTAGACGCACGTGACATGACGGGCTTTATTGATGGCACAGAAAACCCGAAAGCTGAGAAACGCGCGGAAGTCGCGTTGGTGGCCGATGGCGACTTTGCGGGAGGCAGTTATGTGATGGTACAACGCTTTGTGCATAATTTGCCAGCGTGGAATCGTCTCAACTTAGCGGCGCAAGAAAAAGTGATTGGTCGTACTAAGCCTGACTCCGTCGAGCTAGAAAATGTTCCTGCCGCTTCGCATGTGGGCCGAGTGGATATTAAAGAAGAAGGCAAAGGGTTGAAGATTGTTCGCCACAGTTTGCCCTATGGCAGCGTGAGCGGCGATCACGGCCTACTGTTTATCGCGTACTGTCACACGCTGCATAATTTCAAAACCATGCTGGAAAGCATGTACGGTGTCACTGATGGCAAAACAGACCAACTGCTGCGCTTTACCAAAGCCGTGACAGGGGCTTATTTCTTTGCACCATCGCAAGTGATGTTGCAGGAACTGACACTCAAGAATCAATAA
- a CDS encoding flagellin, with amino-acid sequence MAMTVNTNVSALVAQRHLNSASEMLNQSLERLSSGNRINSAKDDAAGLQISNRLETQMRGLDIAVRNANDGISIMQTAEGAMQETTQLLQRMRDLSLQSANGSNSAAERTALQEEMAALNDELNRIAETTSFAGRKLLNGQFMKASFQIGASSGEAVQLSLRNMRSDSLEMGGFSYVAAALADKQWQVTKGKQQLNISYVNAQGENENIQIQAKEGDDIEELATYINGQTDKVSASVNEKGQLQLYIAGKETSGTLAFGGSLANELQLNLLGYEAVDNLDISSAGGAQRAVSVIDTALKYVDGHRSELGAMQNRFQHAISNLDNVHENLAASNSRIKDADYAKETTQMIKQQILQQVSTSVLAQAKRQPKFVLFLLRN; translated from the coding sequence ATGGCCATGACGGTAAATACCAATGTGTCTGCGCTGGTAGCACAGCGACATCTTAATTCTGCGTCCGAGATGCTCAATCAATCTCTGGAGCGGCTCTCTTCTGGCAATCGAATCAACAGTGCCAAAGACGATGCTGCAGGACTGCAGATCTCCAATCGTTTGGAAACGCAAATGCGTGGCCTCGACATTGCTGTGCGCAATGCCAACGATGGTATTTCGATCATGCAGACGGCAGAAGGGGCGATGCAAGAAACCACTCAGCTATTGCAACGCATGCGCGACCTATCTTTGCAATCGGCCAACGGTTCAAACAGTGCTGCCGAAAGAACTGCATTACAAGAGGAAATGGCCGCTTTAAACGATGAATTGAATCGAATTGCTGAAACCACCTCTTTTGCGGGACGCAAGCTGCTCAATGGCCAATTTATGAAAGCCAGTTTCCAAATTGGTGCCAGCAGTGGTGAAGCCGTGCAGCTTTCACTGCGCAATATGCGATCTGACAGTTTGGAGATGGGCGGGTTTAGCTATGTTGCGGCTGCGCTGGCCGATAAACAGTGGCAAGTCACAAAAGGTAAACAACAACTCAATATCAGCTACGTTAATGCGCAAGGGGAGAATGAGAACATTCAGATCCAAGCCAAAGAGGGGGACGATATTGAAGAGTTGGCGACTTACATCAATGGTCAAACCGATAAAGTCTCTGCGTCCGTGAATGAAAAGGGGCAGCTCCAGCTTTACATCGCGGGGAAAGAAACCTCAGGAACCTTGGCGTTTGGTGGTAGCCTAGCCAACGAGTTACAACTCAACTTGTTGGGGTATGAAGCGGTGGATAATCTCGATATCAGCAGTGCAGGCGGAGCGCAGCGCGCCGTTTCTGTCATTGATACGGCACTGAAATATGTCGATGGACACCGTTCTGAATTGGGGGCGATGCAAAATCGTTTCCAACACGCGATCAGTAACCTCGATAATGTGCATGAAAACCTAGCGGCTTCGAACAGCCGGATTAAAGATGCGGATTACGCCAAAGAAACCACGCAAATGATTAAGCAGCAAATTTTGCAGCAAGTCAGCACTTCTGTGCTTGCTCAAGCGAAACGCCAGCCAAAGTTTGTACTGTTTTTACTGCGTAACTAA